CTTAAATCCAAAATAGTATCCACCTCATAGTCGTGTGCAAGAAAGTTTCTTAGCCCTGCGATATAAATAAATTTTCGGACAAAGTCCTTTGGAATAATCTTATAATCTCCAAGTTTATATATCGAATCACTATAGGTAGAAGGTTTCGGAAGACCTTTAGTTGCAATGACCATATCAGCGATGTCAAGTGCAATCTCTGCGCAGAGATAAACTGAGCGTTCGACCTGTTTCTTTATATCTTTAGATATCTCAATACCCTTTAGAAACTTAGTCCTGTTTATCTCTAAATAAAGGACCTCTTCTTTAAGTCTCTCAAGCTTTCTGAAAAGCACCTTATGCATGGCATATTATAACAGATTAATACTTCATTACCTCTTCCACTGCCTTCTTTATCCGCCCCTGAGTCGGCATATAATAATCTTCAAGCTTTGGAAGAGGCATCACCACATCATATCCTGTAACCCTGATTATTGGGGCTTTAAGATATAACATCGTAGACTCAGAGATAGATGCCGAGACCTCTGCACCAAACCCACATGTCTTGGGAGCCTCATGAACTATAACGACCCTGCCTGTCTTTTTTACAGATTTATATATGGTCTCCTCATCGAGGGGAGTCAGTGTCATTAAATCTATTACCTCGGCATCGATGTCTTCTACTGCCTCAAATGTCTTATGTAGCATACTTCCCCATGAAATTACCGTTACATCTTTGCCTTCCTTTGCAACCTGTGCCTTTTCAAGCGGGATTGTATATTCCCCTTCAGGGACTTCCTCCTTAAAAAGCCTGTAAAGCCTCGTTGACTCAAGGAATACCACAGGGTCATTGTCCCTGATAGAGGATATAAGAAGCCCTTTTGCATTATATGGAGATGATGGAACAACAACCTTTAACCCGGGCATATGGCAGAAAAGCGCCTCTGTGCTTTCCGAATGCTGGTCAGGTGCTTTTATGCCTGCTCCATATGGTGTTCTTATCACAATTGGGCATGTAAACCTCCCTCTTGTGCGATTCCTGATTCTTCCTGCATGAGAAAAGATTTGGTCGATTGCTGGATATATAAACCCCATGAACTGAATCTCAACGATTGGCTTTAAACCATAAACAGCCATGCCGATTCCTGCACCAACGATGCCTGACTCCGAAAGTGGAGTGTCTATGACCCTATCAGGACCAAACTCCTCAATCAGTCCCTCTGTTATGCGGAAAACACCTCCGTTTTTTCCAACATCCTCGCCCATGACGATGATATCTTTGTCCCTTGCCATCTCCTCTTTTAAGGCAAGGTTTATTGCAGAGACCATGTTACACTTTGGCATCAGAGCTCACCCATCTCATTTATCTGTCTTTGTGTGAGTTTCTCATATGTGTATAAGAACATATCCTTAGGCAGTTGAGGGCTTATCGATTCAGAAACAGAAACTGCCTTATCCACAACTTCCTTTGATTTTTCCTCTATCTCTTTTTCATAGCTCTCTGTCCATATGCCTTTAGCAGACATAAAAAGCCTTAATCTAAAAATAGGGTCCTTTGGCTTCCACTCTTCAACCTCTTGTTTCCCTCTGTATCTTGAGGCATCGTCAGCAGTCGTGTGGTCTGAGATTCTGTATGTAAAGCACTCTATAAGTGTGGGGCCATCGCCCTGTCTTGCGCGGATTAAAGCATCGGAGACTGCCTTATACACAGCAAATATGTCATTTCCATCAACCTGTATGCCGTGAAATCCATATGAGTATGCTTTCTGGGCAAGGGTCTTCGATGCGCTTTGTGTTTCACGGGGAACGGATATTGCCCTCTGGTTGTTCTGGCATATGAAAACAACAGGCAGTCTAAAGACACCTGCTATATTAAGGCCTTCGTGGAAATCTCCTGTTGATGTGCCTCCGTCTCCAAAATATGCAGTAACTGCTACTTTTTCTTTACGGTATTTAACTGCCATTCCTGCGCCAACTGCATGTGGAATTTGTGTGCCTACTGGAATACATAAAGGGAATATATTCAGGTCAGCAGGGCACTTCATTCCCCGCTCATCTCCCGACCAATATTGATAAAGCATATGCATAGGATAGCCCATCGTTATATAAACACCCATCTCCCTGAATGAAGGGAATACCCGGTCTGACTTTTGAAGCGAAAGGGCACTTCCAATCTGGGATGCCTCCTGCCCTAAGATGGATGCATATGTGCCGATTCTTCCTTCCCTCTGAAGGCTAAGTGCTCGCTCATCAAACACCCTCGAAAGCACCATAAGCTCATACATTCTTTTGATGTCAGACTCTGATAAAGAAGGCATAAGGGACTCATCAGCCACACCTTTTTCGTCAAGGATAGATAGGTGCTTTACATTAAAAGACTCAACTACCTTTTCAGGCATAAATTTATTATTGCCTTTTTACCTCTACTTCAATCTTTCCGTGCTCAATCCTCGGATGGCAAAGGAGGCAATCTATCTGTTTTTTCGTCACATGGTTCTGATGGACGAATTCGACATCTTCATACATCTCTATTCTTTCCACATGACAGAAGAAACATCTTTCTTTCGGGACAACACCATCGCCTCGAGTGACTGCAACATGGCATTGTTTACATTTATAGCCCATTTTAAGGAGTTTCTCATGCGAAAAGACCTTGCCTTTGACGATTATGTCCTTCTTTGGTGCACTATGACACGATGGACACCCAGGAAATGCTTCCCCAACTGGTGCACCTTTAAAATGGCAGAGAAAACAGGGGTTCATCGATGCCCTGACATGCTCGCCCTGCACTATGTCTGAATGACAGCTTCTACAATGAAGGTTAATCCCCCTTCTTGATTCTGTGAAATGTGGCTTGTGGTCAAAATCAATGCCTCTTTTTGTAAATAATTCATGTGCCTCGATAAGCCTCCTCTCATGACAGCCAGACTGAAGACAATTCTTATCAGGCACCCTCGTAATAGGCCTTGGATGATAGGTTCCTGCAAGAAACCTTATCTGACCTGACACTGCATTTAGCACATTGTAGTCATGACACTTCAGACAGGGCACTTTGTTATGTGTAGAGGTCTCCCACTTCTTGTAAAACGGTGTTATGAAATGGCAGACAGTGCAGTTTTTGGGAATTGGGAAGACCACTTTTTTTACGAAAAAATAAGCAGAAAGAACTATTAAAACAAATGCTATAGCACCTATAAAAGCCTTTTTACTCATAGAAGACCTCCTTCATTGCCCTTCCTCTTTTTTATCTCTTGTAAATGCCTCTGTTAGATAACCTACAATCGTGCCAAAGATTGCACCTAAGATTATAAATACCGATGCAATACAGAAGATACCGAGCATGATGCCTATGACAGTAAGAACCCTCACAAGCAGGCTTGGCATAAGCGGGACTCCAAGCAGTTTGCTAAGGAGAACTAATGTAGCATAGCTTCCAAAGTAAAAGCCAGGTAGGAGTCCAAATATCACAAATGCAATAGCACCTATGACAGCACCGATTCTTGCACTTATCTTTACAGTGTTTTTTCGCACCCCTTTGCCTCTACATAATAGAGTAACAGAAAATACTTATAAGTCAACGGGAATTTTCTCAGTCCTTAAAATAAGTATTGAATTACACAAAAATATATAGTATTATTGTGTATAAATATTGCACTTTTGGAGGTGTAAAATGCGTGCAACTGTCACTATAGAAAAGGACAAGCTGGACATGCTCCTTAAAGAGACAAGGAGCAAGAGCAAGACCTCAGCCGTAAAGATTGCAATCGACGAGTACTTGAGAAAAAAGAAAGTAGAAAAGATAAAGTCCATGAGAGGCAAGCTCCAATTTGACATGACTGCAGAAGAGATAAGGCATCGTGAAAGATAGGGTTTTAATAGACACCTCTGTCTGGATTGCCTACTTTAAAAACAAAGACAACCTCCTGTCTGAAAGGGTAGATGAGGTCCTGACATCAGCAGACATATATGTGCCGAGGGTTGTAATAGCAGAGCTTATACAGGGCGCAAAATCAGAGAAAGAAATCTTAATTATAGAAGATTTTATTGATGCCTTTAATATAATTGACCAGACATCAGACACATGGCTGAAGGCTGGAAGACTTTCCTTTTCCATGAAGAAAAAAGGTTTAACTGTCCATGTGCTGGATTGCTATATTGCCGTGCTGGCAATGGAGCACGATTGTAAAATATTCTCACTGGATGAGCATTTCAAAAACATAAAAAGGTTTTTAAAGGTTGAGCTGATATGATCAGGTTTTTTTCTTTATTTGATAAACCCTAAAAAGTTAGCGGATTAGTGAGCATGAACATGTGTCCCTAATAAAAACGGTATTGATTCGCATCTCTTATATGTGGTATCTTTTAAAAAGATGGAAGAAAATAGGAGGTAATATGCCGAAGACTATTGAGATGCCGATTTCTCTCATAGGTAAAATATCCAAAGCCACAAAGGCATTTGAGGAGCTTGAGGACGAAATAGAAGATTTCCTTCTCGTAAAAGACCCTGAGTTTCTTAAGAAAATGCACAGGGCAAGAAAAGACCATCTTTCAGGTAAAACAAAACCGCTCAAAAGTCTCAAAAAAGAATTATGTATCGAATAGATACAACTCCTGATTTTGACAAAGACATAAAGTCACTTGACTCATCAACAGCTTCAAGAATCATTAAGAAGATAGAATGGCTTGCCTGTCATCCTGACCTTATGAAACATCCTATGAAATATCTTCCTAAAGAGATGAAGAGCCTTCAAAAGTATCGTGTTGGTGACTATAGAGTTCTCTTCTGGGTTGACCACAATCATAAATTCATTACCCTGTATGGTGTTGAACACCGTAGAACCGTGTACAAAAAATTATAATAAAAGGGTGGTAGGGATTCTCTGCATAATAGTAAATTTACCACTTTTACTAATATTTTTTCCAGCCTTTCTGAGACGATGGTAGCAAAAAGAGTTAGCGGATTACTGAGCATGAACAACCGTCCCCATTTCTGCTTTTCTATGAGTCTACTTGACGTTAATATCAATTTCATATCTCCTCCTTACATCCGTATAGAAATTCCTACCCCATCCTATAACTTTTCCTTCTCCATCGAATACAATCGGGGTAAAATCAGAATCACTGGTTTTATAAATTTCGACTGTCTTGGCAGTTCTATAAAACCATGCTGAGCCCCAAATATAACCTTCAGACTTTTCAGGCTCGCCCATAAGCTCCATAGTCTGTTCTTGAGACATCCCTATTTTCATGGCGAGAAGATTTTTATTGTTTCTTTTAATAGCCGATTGAATCCGATTATATGTTATTGTTTCGTGAACAGGGCTACCTACGCAGGCTGCAATACTTACGATGCAGAATACGAAGAGAGTGATTATCGATATTCTCTGCATATTACCCTCCTTCAATAGATTGAAGACATAATGGTGAAGACATAATGAGACATAAGGGGGACGGTTCTATTTTTAGCACCCGCCTCTTTCTTTGACCTGACATTATCCATTTCTCTCCTTTGCCATTATCTTAAGCAGACGCCTCTTTTCTGTCAAGGGGAAAACAGAGCGGTAGGGCGACAGGTAAGAGTAGGAGAGCAGGAGGGTATATTGGAGATTGCTTCGTTTCACTCGCAATGACAGAGCTTTACACACCCCTAACCCCTCTTGATAGAGGGGAACATAACAGTGAGGGGGATTTGAAAAAGGGTGGAAATGGACATAGTGAAACATTTCAGGTGAAATACTTCATGTGAAATATTTCATATTGACTACTTCCATTTTTTACTGATATAGTGCGA
The sequence above is a segment of the Nitrospirota bacterium genome. Coding sequences within it:
- a CDS encoding DUF86 domain-containing protein, with protein sequence MHKVLFRKLERLKEEVLYLEINRTKFLKGIEISKDIKKQVERSVYLCAEIALDIADMVIATKGLPKPSTYSDSIYKLGDYKIIPKDFVRKFIYIAGLRNFLAHDYEVDTILDLRRFLSSGIKDIKRFIGYMENV
- a CDS encoding alpha-ketoacid dehydrogenase subunit beta, translated to MPKCNMVSAINLALKEEMARDKDIIVMGEDVGKNGGVFRITEGLIEEFGPDRVIDTPLSESGIVGAGIGMAVYGLKPIVEIQFMGFIYPAIDQIFSHAGRIRNRTRGRFTCPIVIRTPYGAGIKAPDQHSESTEALFCHMPGLKVVVPSSPYNAKGLLISSIRDNDPVVFLESTRLYRLFKEEVPEGEYTIPLEKAQVAKEGKDVTVISWGSMLHKTFEAVEDIDAEVIDLMTLTPLDEETIYKSVKKTGRVVIVHEAPKTCGFGAEVSASISESTMLYLKAPIIRVTGYDVVMPLPKLEDYYMPTQGRIKKAVEEVMKY
- the pdhA gene encoding pyruvate dehydrogenase (acetyl-transferring) E1 component subunit alpha, with the translated sequence MPEKVVESFNVKHLSILDEKGVADESLMPSLSESDIKRMYELMVLSRVFDERALSLQREGRIGTYASILGQEASQIGSALSLQKSDRVFPSFREMGVYITMGYPMHMLYQYWSGDERGMKCPADLNIFPLCIPVGTQIPHAVGAGMAVKYRKEKVAVTAYFGDGGTSTGDFHEGLNIAGVFRLPVVFICQNNQRAISVPRETQSASKTLAQKAYSYGFHGIQVDGNDIFAVYKAVSDALIRARQGDGPTLIECFTYRISDHTTADDASRYRGKQEVEEWKPKDPIFRLRLFMSAKGIWTESYEKEIEEKSKEVVDKAVSVSESISPQLPKDMFLYTYEKLTQRQINEMGEL
- a CDS encoding DUF2191 domain-containing protein, with product MRATVTIEKDKLDMLLKETRSKSKTSAVKIAIDEYLRKKKVEKIKSMRGKLQFDMTAEEIRHRER
- a CDS encoding PIN domain-containing protein, coding for MKDRVLIDTSVWIAYFKNKDNLLSERVDEVLTSADIYVPRVVIAELIQGAKSEKEILIIEDFIDAFNIIDQTSDTWLKAGRLSFSMKKKGLTVHVLDCYIAVLAMEHDCKIFSLDEHFKNIKRFLKVELI
- a CDS encoding type II toxin-antitoxin system RelE/ParE family toxin: MYRIDTTPDFDKDIKSLDSSTASRIIKKIEWLACHPDLMKHPMKYLPKEMKSLQKYRVGDYRVLFWVDHNHKFITLYGVEHRRTVYKKL
- a CDS encoding DUF3192 domain-containing protein; the encoded protein is MQRISIITLFVFCIVSIAACVGSPVHETITYNRIQSAIKRNNKNLLAMKIGMSQEQTMELMGEPEKSEGYIWGSAWFYRTAKTVEIYKTSDSDFTPIVFDGEGKVIGWGRNFYTDVRRRYEIDINVK